The following proteins are encoded in a genomic region of Mycobacterium sp. 155:
- a CDS encoding SDR family NAD(P)-dependent oxidoreductase: MDINGVSAIVTGGASGIGAATARQLAAKGAKVVIADLQAEKGEALAKELGGVFVSVDVTDTAQIEAAVNRATELGPLRVLVNSAGIGWAQRTIGKDGEFASAHSLDVYKKVLAINLVGTFDAIRLAATAMSRLDPTESGERGAIVNMTSVAAFDGQIGQAAYSSSKGGVVGLTLPVARDLAAVGVRVNTVAPGLIDTPIYGEGEASEAFKAKLGESVLFPHRLGKPEELASMVIELITNSYMNAEVVRVDGGIRMPPK, translated from the coding sequence GTGGATATCAACGGAGTTAGCGCCATCGTCACCGGCGGTGCATCAGGTATCGGGGCGGCAACTGCCCGCCAGTTGGCCGCCAAGGGAGCCAAGGTCGTCATCGCCGACCTGCAGGCTGAGAAGGGCGAGGCGCTCGCCAAAGAACTCGGCGGTGTGTTCGTCAGCGTCGACGTCACCGACACCGCGCAGATCGAGGCCGCGGTCAACAGGGCCACCGAACTGGGCCCGCTGCGCGTCTTGGTCAACTCGGCAGGCATCGGTTGGGCCCAGCGCACCATCGGTAAGGACGGCGAGTTCGCGTCGGCGCACAGTCTGGACGTCTACAAGAAGGTGCTCGCGATCAACCTTGTCGGCACCTTCGACGCCATCCGCCTGGCCGCGACCGCGATGAGCCGGTTGGACCCCACCGAGAGCGGCGAGCGCGGCGCGATCGTGAACATGACCAGCGTCGCGGCGTTCGACGGCCAGATCGGCCAGGCCGCGTACTCGTCGTCGAAAGGCGGCGTCGTCGGCCTGACCCTGCCGGTCGCGCGCGACCTGGCCGCGGTGGGTGTCCGCGTCAACACCGTGGCGCCGGGCCTCATCGACACCCCGATCTACGGGGAAGGAGAAGCATCCGAAGCCTTCAAAGCCAAGCTCGGCGAGTCCGTGCTGTTCCCGCACCGCCTGGGCAAGCCCGAGGAGCTGGCCTCGATGGTCATCGAGCTGATCACCAACTCCTACATGAACGCTGAGGTGGTTCGCGTCGACGGCGGTATCCGGATGCCACCCAAGTAA
- a CDS encoding pirin-like bicupin family protein: MPPIVDIRRADDRGLTTTDWLQSRHSFSFGDYYDPANTHHGLLLVNNDDIVAPASGFDTHPHRDMEIVTWVLEGELAHKDSMGNSGVIYPGLAQRMSAGSGVQHSEQNGSDDAPVHFVQMWVLPDEASVTPGYQQQEIQLGNALTPIASGATDAAVTLHNRNATLHGARLQFGEALDLPQAPYVHLFVARGAVTLEDAGELTTGDAARLTACGGRRVTATAGAEILVWEMHAGLGGA, from the coding sequence ATGCCCCCGATCGTCGACATCCGGCGCGCCGACGACCGTGGTCTCACCACGACCGACTGGCTGCAGTCGCGGCATTCGTTCTCGTTCGGCGACTACTACGATCCGGCCAACACCCACCATGGGTTGCTGCTGGTCAACAACGACGACATCGTCGCCCCTGCCTCCGGCTTTGACACCCACCCGCACCGGGACATGGAGATCGTCACCTGGGTGCTGGAAGGCGAACTGGCCCACAAGGATTCGATGGGCAACTCCGGGGTGATCTATCCCGGTCTGGCACAACGCATGTCGGCAGGCAGCGGGGTGCAGCACTCCGAGCAGAACGGATCCGATGACGCGCCTGTGCATTTCGTGCAGATGTGGGTGCTGCCCGACGAGGCCAGCGTGACGCCGGGCTATCAACAGCAGGAGATCCAGCTCGGCAACGCCCTGACACCCATCGCTTCCGGCGCCACCGACGCGGCCGTCACCCTGCACAACCGCAACGCCACGCTGCACGGCGCCCGGCTGCAATTCGGCGAGGCACTGGACCTGCCGCAGGCACCGTACGTGCACCTGTTCGTCGCGCGGGGTGCGGTGACACTCGAGGATGCCGGCGAGCTGACGACGGGCGACGCGGCCCGGCTGACCGCGTGCGGTGGCCGGCGGGTGACGGCGACAGCCGGCGCCGAGATCCTGGTGTGGGAGATGCATGCGGGCCTGGGCGGCGCGTAG
- a CDS encoding fructosamine kinase family protein, whose protein sequence is MDYFVKRNPAAPQGFFAAEAAGLQWLTVDGGVPCARVLAYDATSLTLQRLQSVAPSVRAAHEFGRMLAVTHNAGAPAFGAGPDGYRGAAFFGPMTQPLPMSLTHHNSWGEFYAQERLEPMGALAAGRLDATARHGLAEVAALCRAGRFDDDDGPARLHGDMWSGNVMWTAEGVVLIDPAAHGGHRETDLAMLTLFGCPHLGEVLAGYQSVCPLRDGWQGRVGLHQLYPLLAHVVLFGGGYAGQVAAVVAKLLRASS, encoded by the coding sequence ATGGACTATTTCGTCAAACGCAATCCGGCGGCGCCGCAAGGGTTTTTCGCGGCCGAAGCCGCGGGGCTGCAGTGGTTGACGGTCGACGGTGGTGTGCCGTGCGCTCGGGTTCTGGCATATGACGCGACATCGCTGACGCTGCAACGGCTGCAATCGGTTGCCCCGTCGGTGCGGGCCGCACACGAGTTCGGTCGCATGCTGGCGGTGACCCACAATGCGGGCGCCCCGGCGTTCGGCGCCGGACCCGACGGCTACCGCGGTGCAGCGTTTTTCGGGCCGATGACGCAACCGCTTCCGATGTCGTTGACCCACCACAATTCTTGGGGCGAGTTCTATGCGCAGGAGCGCCTGGAGCCGATGGGTGCGTTGGCCGCGGGACGGCTCGACGCGACCGCCCGTCACGGCCTGGCCGAGGTGGCGGCGTTGTGCCGGGCGGGCCGGTTCGACGACGATGACGGCCCGGCTCGGCTGCACGGCGACATGTGGAGCGGCAACGTGATGTGGACGGCCGAGGGTGTGGTGTTGATCGACCCGGCCGCGCACGGTGGGCACCGCGAGACCGATCTCGCGATGCTGACGTTGTTCGGTTGTCCACATCTCGGCGAGGTGCTGGCCGGCTACCAATCGGTATGTCCCTTGCGGGATGGCTGGCAAGGTCGCGTCGGGCTGCATCAGCTCTACCCGCTGTTGGCGCATGTGGTGCTCTTCGGCGGCGGCTATGCGGGTCAGGTCGCTGCAGTCGTTGCGAAACTGCTGCGCGCCAGCAGCTGA
- a CDS encoding phosphodiester glycosidase family protein — MLGVGSMPTAQAEDAKALLLGAIANTKGSYLVYNFGGQFAAPFTSASGNQYTLNNGGHLMTIKNASSRLSPRLLVDSHQGYQSRCERNPGARTGEGLWQASETYAPLQAWQALGQPTIAINANFFDVRGQKGGSWRDTGCSSPLGAYVDNTRGQGRANTAVTGTLAYAGKQGLSGGDERWTALATMILPTGGAPYVVMPKGRDDYDSATPVIQRLFDQNARFVAVSGIGLLAPGDTDQLNDNGPSAARTALGYNRAADQFYVFQGGSYTPDNMQDLFRGLGADNALLLDGGGSSAIVLRRDTGGMWSGAGSPRGNCDTRAVLCDSRERSLPSWLGFN, encoded by the coding sequence GTGTTGGGTGTCGGCAGCATGCCGACCGCGCAGGCCGAGGACGCCAAGGCGCTGCTGCTCGGCGCGATCGCCAACACCAAGGGCTCGTACCTCGTCTACAACTTCGGCGGCCAGTTCGCCGCACCGTTCACCTCGGCCTCGGGCAACCAGTACACGCTGAACAACGGCGGGCACTTGATGACCATCAAGAACGCATCCTCGCGGCTCAGCCCGCGGCTGCTCGTCGACAGCCATCAGGGCTATCAGTCCCGGTGTGAACGCAACCCGGGTGCGCGTACCGGCGAAGGTCTCTGGCAGGCATCGGAAACCTATGCGCCACTGCAGGCTTGGCAGGCCCTCGGGCAACCGACCATCGCCATCAACGCCAACTTCTTCGACGTGCGCGGGCAGAAGGGCGGCTCGTGGCGCGACACCGGCTGCAGCTCACCGCTGGGCGCATACGTCGACAACACCCGCGGGCAGGGCCGGGCCAACACGGCCGTGACCGGCACATTGGCCTACGCCGGCAAGCAGGGCCTCTCGGGCGGTGACGAACGCTGGACGGCGCTGGCCACGATGATCCTCCCGACCGGCGGTGCCCCGTACGTCGTGATGCCCAAGGGACGCGACGACTACGACTCGGCCACCCCGGTGATCCAGCGGCTGTTCGACCAGAACGCCCGGTTCGTCGCGGTCTCCGGCATCGGCCTGCTGGCCCCGGGCGACACCGATCAGCTCAACGACAACGGCCCCAGCGCAGCTCGCACGGCGCTGGGCTACAACCGGGCCGCCGATCAGTTCTACGTGTTCCAGGGCGGCAGCTACACGCCGGACAACATGCAGGATCTGTTCCGCGGGCTGGGTGCTGACAACGCGCTGCTGCTCGACGGCGGTGGCTCATCGGCCATCGTGCTGCGCCGCGACACCGGCGGCATGTGGAGCGGCGCGGGCTCACCGCGCGGCAACTGCGACACCCGCGCCGTGCTGTGCGATTCGCGCGAACGCTCCCTGCCGAGCTGGCTCGGATTCAACTAG
- a CDS encoding MAP_0585 family protein: MTVKRIAGTAAAAAGIGMSALLAAGQAAAVPQAPPPCDPANTANCQPGPGGAGGAPGGAPQTPNNAPQSPRGNPPQNNGPQGPQGNAPQGPHNNGSQNGPQGGPPQNGPQGPQNNGPEGNPRPNGPQGNGPQGNGPQNNGPQNNGPDNHPNGQPNAPAGRYNRGNDQIGGPRDAPHGFSTPGNGAPPPPPERGPGWNDGPPPGGPPPNWDGPAPAGGWNGPPPPGGWNPRYEGPGRDITQARVDFGPFNYNGYTAIPIFNPVFGGWGFWFFGVWIPLF, encoded by the coding sequence ATGACCGTGAAACGCATAGCCGGTACCGCGGCAGCGGCTGCGGGCATCGGCATGTCAGCACTGTTGGCGGCGGGACAAGCCGCGGCCGTTCCTCAGGCGCCGCCGCCTTGTGATCCAGCCAATACCGCCAACTGCCAGCCAGGGCCGGGCGGTGCCGGTGGTGCTCCTGGCGGCGCACCTCAGACGCCGAACAACGCACCACAGAGCCCGCGCGGTAATCCACCGCAAAACAACGGACCGCAGGGCCCACAGGGCAATGCGCCTCAAGGCCCGCACAACAATGGTTCGCAGAACGGGCCGCAGGGCGGTCCGCCTCAGAACGGGCCGCAGGGTCCGCAGAACAACGGACCAGAAGGCAACCCCCGTCCGAATGGCCCACAGGGCAACGGACCTCAGGGCAACGGCCCACAAAACAACGGGCCTCAGAACAACGGGCCCGACAACCATCCCAACGGTCAGCCGAACGCGCCTGCGGGCCGCTACAACCGCGGTAATGACCAGATCGGCGGACCGAGGGACGCACCGCACGGATTCAGCACCCCAGGCAACGGCGCGCCGCCGCCCCCACCGGAGCGGGGTCCAGGCTGGAATGACGGGCCTCCCCCCGGCGGTCCGCCGCCCAATTGGGACGGCCCCGCTCCTGCCGGTGGCTGGAACGGACCGCCGCCCCCCGGTGGCTGGAACCCTCGATATGAGGGCCCAGGCCGTGACATCACCCAAGCCCGAGTGGATTTCGGTCCGTTCAACTACAACGGCTACACCGCGATCCCGATCTTCAACCCCGTGTTCGGGGGCTGGGGTTTCTGGTTCTTCGGTGTGTGGATCCCGCTGTTCTGA
- a CDS encoding ribonuclease domain-containing protein, translated as MMVGLLAGCGHSASTAVKSATVTSATAVKAADGMCDLGGLPPQTVQTVKLIESGGPFPYPRNDGIVFGNYERALPQRERGYYHEYTVPTPGAKTRGTRRIVTGGQPLDHPPEFYYTGDHYQSFCRIGGM; from the coding sequence ATGATGGTCGGGCTGCTGGCTGGTTGTGGGCACAGCGCCTCTACAGCCGTCAAGTCGGCGACGGTGACCTCGGCGACCGCAGTGAAGGCTGCCGACGGTATGTGCGATCTAGGCGGGCTGCCGCCACAGACCGTGCAGACCGTCAAGCTCATCGAATCCGGTGGCCCGTTCCCGTACCCGCGCAACGACGGCATCGTCTTCGGTAATTACGAACGCGCGCTGCCCCAGCGTGAACGGGGCTATTACCACGAGTACACGGTGCCCACGCCCGGCGCGAAAACCCGCGGCACCCGCCGTATCGTCACCGGCGGGCAGCCGCTCGACCATCCGCCGGAGTTCTATTACACCGGCGACCACTACCAGAGCTTCTGTCGGATCGGAGGCATGTGA
- a CDS encoding sigma-70 family RNA polymerase sigma factor → MSVGVRRLDDVTVLAPSPDATARKNASSADAFLADAQRYRRELLAHCYRMTGSLHDAEDLVQETYLRAWKSYEGFEGKSSVRTWLYRIATNTCLTALESRQRRPLPSGLGTSSSAGADAITEHPEVPWLEPLPDESSDPVNIVGDRESVRLAFVAALQHLSPRQRAVLVMREVLQWKASEVAGAIGSSTAAVNSLLQRARAQLEAANPQRDGPIVAPESPAAQHMLSRYIAAFEAYDIDKLVELFTAEAIWEMPPFDSWYRGPQAIGDLSRHKCPAEKAGDMRFIRTTANDQPAAALYMRNAETGVHEAFQLHVLAIGADGISHVVAFMEPSLFEKFGLPASL, encoded by the coding sequence TTGTCGGTGGGCGTGCGTAGGCTCGACGACGTGACTGTGCTCGCACCTTCACCCGACGCCACCGCACGCAAGAACGCAAGTTCGGCTGACGCCTTCCTCGCCGATGCCCAGCGCTACCGCCGAGAACTGCTCGCACACTGCTACCGGATGACCGGTTCTCTACACGACGCCGAGGATCTGGTGCAGGAGACGTATCTGCGCGCGTGGAAGTCCTACGAGGGCTTCGAAGGCAAATCCTCGGTGCGAACCTGGCTGTACCGGATCGCCACCAACACGTGCCTGACAGCCCTGGAGAGCCGCCAGCGCCGGCCCCTGCCGTCAGGCCTGGGCACTTCGAGTTCAGCCGGCGCCGACGCGATCACCGAGCATCCCGAGGTGCCCTGGTTGGAGCCGCTGCCCGATGAGTCTTCCGACCCGGTGAACATCGTCGGCGACCGCGAGTCGGTGCGGCTGGCATTCGTGGCAGCGCTGCAGCACCTGTCCCCCCGCCAGCGTGCGGTGTTGGTGATGCGCGAGGTGCTGCAGTGGAAGGCCTCGGAAGTCGCCGGCGCAATAGGGTCTTCGACGGCCGCCGTCAACAGCCTGCTGCAGCGGGCACGGGCGCAGCTCGAAGCCGCGAACCCCCAGCGGGACGGCCCGATCGTCGCACCCGAATCGCCCGCGGCACAGCACATGCTGAGCCGCTACATCGCCGCGTTCGAGGCTTACGACATCGACAAACTCGTCGAGCTGTTCACGGCCGAGGCCATCTGGGAGATGCCGCCGTTCGACAGTTGGTATCGCGGTCCGCAGGCCATCGGTGACCTGTCTCGGCACAAGTGCCCAGCCGAGAAGGCCGGCGACATGCGGTTCATCCGCACGACCGCCAACGATCAGCCGGCCGCCGCGCTGTACATGCGCAATGCGGAGACGGGCGTGCACGAGGCGTTCCAGTTGCACGTTTTGGCCATCGGCGCTGACGGCATTTCCCATGTTGTGGCGTTCATGGAGCCGTCGTTGTTCGAGAAGTTCGGGCTCCCGGCTTCTCTTTAG
- a CDS encoding nitroreductase/quinone reductase family protein — protein sequence MVDRNLLKFRLIHTGQRLVVNPLARRSSRLTMLETTGRKSGLPRVTPIGGRRQGNSFWLVSEHGYRSDYVRNIQANPRVRLRLKGRWHTGTATLLPDDDTQKRLDELGGLNSLAVRAAGTDRLTIRIDLEPS from the coding sequence ATGGTGGACCGAAACCTTTTGAAATTCCGACTCATCCATACAGGTCAGCGCCTCGTCGTCAACCCGCTGGCACGGCGCTCATCGCGGCTGACCATGCTGGAGACCACCGGCCGCAAGAGCGGTCTGCCGCGGGTCACGCCGATCGGCGGCCGGCGCCAGGGCAACAGTTTCTGGCTGGTGTCCGAACACGGATACCGATCCGACTATGTCCGCAACATTCAAGCCAACCCCCGCGTGCGGTTACGGCTCAAAGGGCGATGGCATACCGGCACCGCCACACTGCTCCCCGATGACGACACCCAGAAACGACTCGATGAGCTCGGTGGTCTCAACAGCCTTGCTGTGCGGGCTGCGGGAACCGACAGATTGACAATCAGGATCGACCTCGAACCCAGCTGA
- a CDS encoding alpha/beta hydrolase — MTSTRAERTFDGVGGVRIVYDVWSPETAPRGVIVLSHGLGEYAGRYHHVAQRFGEAGLIVYALDHRGHGRSGGKRVYLREMSEYVGDFHTLVGVAAAEHPDLTRIVLGHSMGGGIVFSYGVEYPDEYTAMVLSGPAVAAQASLSPMLVVVAKLLGKIAPGLPVEELDVTAISRDPAVVAAYNADPLVWHGKVPAGIARALILVGETMPQRASALAAPLLVVHGEKDRLVPVEGSHRLVECVAAEDVHLKVYPGLYHEVFNEPEQALVLDDVTSWIEAHL, encoded by the coding sequence ATGACCAGTACCCGTGCCGAACGGACCTTCGATGGCGTCGGTGGGGTGCGCATTGTCTACGACGTGTGGAGCCCGGAGACCGCGCCGCGCGGAGTCATCGTGCTGTCGCACGGGCTGGGGGAGTACGCAGGCCGCTACCACCATGTGGCTCAGCGCTTCGGCGAGGCCGGCTTGATCGTCTACGCCCTCGACCATCGTGGCCACGGGCGTTCCGGTGGCAAGCGGGTGTACCTGCGGGAGATGTCGGAGTACGTCGGCGACTTCCACACGCTGGTCGGCGTCGCCGCCGCTGAGCATCCCGACCTCACCCGCATCGTGCTCGGCCACAGTATGGGTGGCGGCATCGTGTTCAGCTACGGCGTCGAATACCCCGACGAGTACACCGCGATGGTGCTCTCGGGGCCTGCGGTCGCAGCGCAGGCCTCTCTCTCGCCGATGCTGGTCGTGGTGGCCAAGTTGCTGGGCAAGATCGCCCCGGGCTTACCTGTCGAAGAACTCGACGTGACGGCGATCTCCCGAGATCCGGCCGTGGTCGCCGCGTACAACGCCGACCCGCTGGTATGGCACGGCAAGGTGCCTGCGGGGATCGCCCGGGCGCTGATCCTCGTGGGCGAGACGATGCCGCAGCGGGCCTCCGCACTGGCCGCGCCCCTGCTGGTGGTGCACGGTGAAAAAGACCGGCTGGTGCCAGTCGAAGGCAGCCACCGTCTCGTCGAGTGTGTGGCCGCCGAAGACGTCCACCTCAAGGTGTACCCGGGCCTGTACCACGAGGTGTTCAACGAGCCCGAGCAGGCGCTGGTGCTCGACGACGTCACGTCGTGGATCGAGGCGCATCTGTGA
- a CDS encoding barstar family protein: MKTYRIDGAAVGSKADLFTEIGRAVNGDGGYFGANFDALADCLRGGFGTPENSKFRFVLTDYKHVKTALGQDAWSTLLNVFTGEGVDLWLTA, encoded by the coding sequence GTGAAGACCTATCGGATCGACGGTGCCGCGGTCGGATCCAAAGCCGACCTGTTCACCGAGATCGGACGTGCCGTCAATGGAGACGGTGGCTACTTCGGCGCCAACTTCGACGCGCTGGCCGATTGCCTGCGCGGTGGCTTCGGCACGCCCGAGAACAGCAAGTTCAGGTTCGTCCTGACCGACTACAAGCATGTGAAGACAGCGCTCGGGCAGGACGCCTGGAGCACGCTGCTGAACGTCTTCACGGGTGAGGGCGTCGATTTGTGGCTGACCGCCTGA
- a CDS encoding sorbosone dehydrogenase family protein: MRAWAARSAIAAVVVATAACSSTSTPAPAPTPPTVPAGLSTVTVEVPDALAQAPFDRPRHAQVPAGWTLTVVARVPRARMAAWSPDGRLLVSTPGTGRVLQVLPSRQVLLDGLDQPHGLTFVGSTLYVAESDQIDAYDYADGRATNPRTVAGGLPDAKSPDLHGAYAHALKSVVVGRDGAVYFSIGSTGNISAEDRTATPPRATIMRVPPGGGPAQPFATGVRNGTGLALAPDGSLWTAVNNRDNVANPEGKVDQAYVDNHPPESVAKLTQGRELGWPYCNPDGTAPAGFIRDMQTNADGTKLDCAALPPVEQTMPAHSAPLGMSFADLPQFGAGALVGVHGSWNRAHPQAPEVSFFGWRDGTLGPQQTLVGGFQADDGSRWGRPVSAVMGPDGAVYITDDDAGAVYRLSPS, from the coding sequence ATGCGGGCCTGGGCGGCGCGTAGCGCCATCGCGGCGGTCGTGGTCGCGACAGCGGCCTGCAGCTCCACGTCGACACCAGCACCAGCACCAACCCCTCCGACCGTGCCTGCTGGCCTGTCCACGGTCACCGTCGAAGTGCCCGACGCCCTCGCGCAAGCCCCGTTCGACCGGCCCCGCCACGCTCAAGTGCCCGCCGGCTGGACGCTGACGGTCGTCGCGCGCGTACCGAGGGCCCGGATGGCCGCCTGGAGCCCGGACGGCAGGCTGCTCGTCTCGACACCGGGCACCGGCCGGGTTCTGCAGGTGCTGCCCAGCCGCCAAGTTCTACTCGACGGACTGGACCAGCCGCACGGCCTGACCTTCGTGGGCTCCACGCTGTATGTCGCCGAGAGTGACCAGATCGATGCCTACGACTATGCCGACGGCCGGGCCACCAATCCTCGTACCGTTGCCGGTGGCCTCCCCGACGCCAAGAGCCCGGACCTGCACGGTGCCTACGCCCACGCCCTCAAGAGCGTGGTCGTGGGACGTGATGGCGCGGTGTACTTCTCGATCGGTTCGACGGGCAACATCTCCGCCGAGGACCGCACCGCCACCCCGCCACGGGCCACCATCATGCGCGTGCCGCCGGGCGGCGGGCCGGCCCAACCGTTCGCGACCGGCGTACGCAACGGCACCGGGCTGGCCTTGGCCCCCGACGGCTCGCTGTGGACGGCGGTGAACAATCGCGACAATGTCGCCAATCCCGAGGGCAAGGTGGACCAGGCCTACGTAGACAACCATCCGCCCGAGTCGGTCGCGAAGCTCACGCAGGGACGCGAATTGGGTTGGCCCTACTGCAATCCCGACGGCACCGCACCTGCGGGGTTCATCCGCGACATGCAGACCAACGCCGACGGCACCAAGCTGGACTGTGCGGCACTGCCGCCGGTGGAGCAGACCATGCCCGCGCACTCGGCTCCGCTGGGCATGAGCTTCGCCGACCTGCCACAGTTCGGTGCCGGCGCGCTGGTGGGTGTGCACGGATCGTGGAACCGGGCGCACCCGCAGGCACCCGAGGTGTCGTTCTTCGGTTGGCGCGACGGCACATTGGGCCCCCAGCAGACGCTGGTCGGCGGCTTCCAGGCCGATGACGGTTCACGGTGGGGCCGACCGGTGTCCGCAGTCATGGGACCTGACGGCGCGGTGTACATCACCGACGACGATGCCGGGGCGGTGTATCGGCTGTCGCCGAGCTGA
- a CDS encoding acyltransferase family protein, whose translation MSGRKALSAKQFRPDIEGLRAVAVLAVVLYHAGVPGMGGGFVGVDMFFVVSGFLITGLLWREAGRTGTVRLASFYAARARRLLPAAAVVLVATSIGAVALLPPLQARSVLGDAIASALYVGNYRFAVDGTDYLAADTTPSPLQHYWSLGVEEQFYLLWPALIIGVAWLLTRSGRGTRSAVPYALVLLAVTGGSLALSLAWTQTMPPWAFFSLPTRAWELALGGLVALTAASWRALPPGCAAIAGWGGLALILVTCTQIGGSGPYPGTAALLPTLGTALVIGAGCAMPDLGAGRLLALPVMRGIGRVSYSWYLWHWPLLLLAPALFGGPLGLGGRVLMVLTSLGLAILTLHLIEDPARFAAALRASAWRSLAVGATATGVAVCAGLVLLAVRPVPTGSGPAAIPVAAVQSPVPGPTPRMLTPAEQLRAAVAAAVNLQAVPSNLSPALGNITKPEVFLNGCVLSWKDVTLPECAAGQTNSKTTVALIGDSHAGMWYPALEPIAHQRGWRLETMAKVTCPVLKLPIVSPYLGREYTECKQWRATVLARVQQERPALVVVDMVRRYGADFGFTSYDRVWLDALTRLVSQLRGMGAKVLVLGPVPDPHGTVPTCLSAHINDVGTCTPQRSIAMNDTGIAAETAAVQAGGGQYANLAEFFCTADRCPVIIGNTMVFRDDNHITTEYARLLSPIVGGLAEGALARN comes from the coding sequence GTGAGCGGACGGAAGGCCCTGTCCGCCAAGCAATTCCGCCCTGATATCGAGGGCCTGCGCGCGGTCGCGGTACTGGCTGTCGTGCTCTACCACGCCGGCGTACCTGGGATGGGCGGCGGATTCGTCGGCGTCGACATGTTCTTCGTGGTATCAGGTTTCCTGATCACGGGGCTGCTGTGGCGGGAAGCCGGCCGGACCGGGACGGTGCGGCTGGCGTCGTTCTACGCCGCGCGGGCGCGGCGGTTGCTGCCCGCCGCCGCGGTGGTGCTGGTGGCGACGTCCATCGGCGCGGTGGCGCTGCTGCCGCCACTGCAGGCCCGCAGTGTGCTCGGCGACGCGATCGCCAGCGCACTCTACGTCGGTAATTACCGGTTCGCCGTGGACGGTACCGACTACCTGGCCGCCGACACCACCCCCTCGCCGCTGCAGCACTACTGGTCCCTCGGAGTCGAGGAACAGTTCTACCTGCTGTGGCCGGCGCTGATCATCGGGGTCGCATGGCTGTTGACGCGGTCCGGCCGGGGCACGCGCTCGGCCGTCCCGTACGCGCTGGTGCTGCTTGCCGTGACGGGTGGCTCGCTGGCACTGTCATTGGCCTGGACGCAGACGATGCCGCCGTGGGCGTTCTTCTCACTGCCCACCCGCGCGTGGGAGTTGGCCCTCGGCGGCCTGGTCGCCTTGACCGCCGCGAGTTGGCGGGCGCTGCCGCCGGGATGCGCGGCCATCGCGGGCTGGGGCGGGCTGGCGCTGATCCTGGTGACGTGCACGCAGATCGGGGGTTCGGGGCCCTACCCCGGCACCGCCGCGTTGCTGCCGACGCTGGGCACCGCGCTCGTGATCGGCGCTGGGTGCGCGATGCCCGATCTGGGTGCGGGACGGCTGCTGGCCCTGCCGGTGATGCGCGGTATCGGCCGGGTGTCCTACTCGTGGTACCTGTGGCACTGGCCGCTGCTGTTGTTGGCGCCCGCGCTGTTCGGTGGGCCGCTGGGGCTGGGCGGCAGGGTGCTCATGGTCCTGACGTCGCTGGGGCTGGCGATCCTGACGCTGCACCTCATCGAGGATCCGGCTCGGTTCGCCGCGGCCCTGCGTGCCTCCGCATGGCGGAGCCTGGCGGTCGGCGCGACTGCCACGGGAGTTGCGGTGTGCGCCGGGCTGGTTCTGCTGGCCGTGCGTCCGGTGCCGACGGGTTCGGGGCCCGCGGCGATTCCGGTCGCAGCCGTGCAGTCCCCCGTTCCCGGGCCAACACCTCGGATGCTGACGCCGGCCGAGCAGCTGCGGGCCGCCGTGGCGGCGGCGGTGAACCTACAGGCCGTGCCGTCGAATCTGTCGCCGGCGCTGGGGAACATCACCAAACCGGAGGTGTTCCTCAACGGCTGCGTGTTGTCGTGGAAAGACGTCACCCTGCCGGAATGTGCTGCCGGTCAGACGAATTCGAAAACCACGGTGGCACTGATCGGCGATTCGCATGCGGGTATGTGGTATCCGGCATTGGAACCGATTGCGCACCAGCGTGGTTGGCGGCTGGAAACGATGGCCAAGGTCACCTGTCCGGTGTTGAAGCTGCCGATCGTCAGTCCCTATCTGGGCCGTGAATACACCGAGTGCAAGCAGTGGCGGGCCACCGTGCTCGCTCGGGTGCAACAGGAACGCCCGGCGCTGGTCGTGGTCGACATGGTGCGCCGCTACGGCGCCGACTTCGGTTTCACCAGCTACGACCGGGTCTGGCTGGATGCGCTGACCCGGTTGGTTTCGCAGTTGCGGGGCATGGGCGCCAAGGTGCTGGTGCTCGGCCCTGTTCCCGATCCTCACGGCACCGTGCCGACGTGCCTCTCGGCGCACATCAACGATGTCGGAACCTGCACGCCGCAGCGATCGATCGCCATGAACGACACCGGTATTGCCGCCGAGACTGCGGCCGTGCAAGCCGGGGGCGGGCAGTACGCGAACCTCGCCGAATTCTTCTGTACGGCCGACCGCTGCCCTGTCATCATCGGCAACACCATGGTGTTCCGCGACGACAACCACATCACCACCGAGTACGCCCGACTACTGAGCCCCATCGTGGGCGGGCTGGCCGAGGGCGCGCTGGCGCGGAACTGA